One Arachis hypogaea cultivar Tifrunner chromosome 2, arahy.Tifrunner.gnm2.J5K5, whole genome shotgun sequence genomic window, GTTGCTCTTCAAAAAAAAGAGTGCTCTGTCTTCGACACAGAATATGAAAGCTGGCTTATCCTGTAGTTATAAGTAGGAGAACAGAGAGAACACAATTAGcaatatttattttagttaacaagATCATGCATGATGAACAAGTAGCTTTTCAGTTTGGGATAAAAACCATTTGTCAAGCAACATTTTCACCACTCACTCAGCAGAAACTATACACTATTTATCAAGATGGTGTTTTCTATTTTCGTTTCATGTTTTACCACTTCTTCCTAGAGTCCTAAAAACTGaaagcagaaacagaaaacaagaacaaaagccAAACAAACACTAAGAATTTCACAGGGTAACCTTGAGTTTGTTGGGCACAAAATTATGTGAAATCACGTAGTATTTTCTAACAACCTCACATGAAAAAGTTGCAATGTTTTTAAATAGCAACTAACTTCTTTCAAAAACTTtgcttttaatataaaaaaatgcaaGATCTGCATAGGCATAAAGAAATATCGAAGACTTTAGACAGTATAAGCTGTCTGGAATATGGAATCAAATTAAAAGTTACAAAATTGCAGTCTTTATCCTGAGATGTGATCAAATTGGATGGAACTACCTCCATAATGGCTTCAACAAAATCAACCAGGAATCCCCAACTTGATGACTTTCAAGGCTTCATCATCGCACATGTTCCCATGAAAAGATTGCACGAATTCCTAATCGAACgccaaaaaacagagaaagcgcATCAAGGATCAAACCACAACACCAATAAGATCACAATGATAATAGCAAATTAACCAAGATTTAATTGGGGAAGGCTGCAAAAATAAGGAGACAGGGAAACAAATTACTAGAGAACATACAGAGTTAGAATTGCTGTCATCCTTGAGAATGTCTGTCAGCAGTCTTGCGCGGCGGCGGCAGCTAGCGCGGCGGCAGTCGCAGGTTGCGGCGTATTGCGGCGGCGAGAATATGCTAGTGAGATGTGCagtagaggaagaggaagagagaaatgCAGGAATTGAAATTGTATGAAAATCCTAGCGGACCTTTTCTTCTCTGAATGCTTCTAATGTAAGAATGAAAAGAAGCAGGGAGCGGCGGTGGCGGAGGCGTACAAAATTTGCAGCAGAGGAAGAGGATGAGAATGGCAGGATTGAAGTTGAATGAAACCCTAGCTACTTCTATTCTCTCAATGCCtctgaaatcaaaaagaaagggGAGGGCAGAGTTAGGTTTTTCAATCCACACTCTATTTTGGAAGGAGATTTCTTCAATCTTGTTGATGCTCTCCAAGAACTCTAATTTCTCTCCGTTTTTCGTactcaaaaaaagagaaaagggacaaagttaaaaaatcaataattgaaaggatcaaaataaaattagtaactttttcaaaaaaaatggagtatattttgtaattatttttatgaaggtTAATGATACTCCTACAAAAATATAGGATTAAGGAATCCATGGCCTATAATTTTATTCCAAATGAAAGggccaataaaataaaattgagaagCCTAGTTTCGTCATCACTCACCATCATTTTTCTTTATAGATTTTGTGCTTCTCACAAAGTTGATCAGTTCAGCTAGAGTTTTCAttcttcctttattgattttcttcaatttaaaaaacgaaaatttttttatacttaaaaAATTGGGTTTTAATATTTTACTTGATCTGGGTTGAAGAATTGTTGGGTTTTGGaggaaacaaaagaagaaaatcccaagttttCCGAGGAAAATGATAAATGGGGGTTTGATTGGATCGAGAAAAAgacttgaactttgaaaaattcAGACAATTTTCCtggttttattattatttttctcttttgttttctggGAAGAAAATGTGGATCTCGCAAAAGCTTTTGATTTGGTCTAggtaagagagaggagaaaagaaGGAGTCAACTTTTTTTCATCACTGCCATTGAAGAAGAACTGAAGAAGAATTTCAAAGGTGAAATTGCTTTTTGGGTAGGTTCAAAAAGTGCTGCTTTATTCATTGTTTAGTTTGGCAAAgtagaaaaaatggaaaagactTTAGGTGCATTTTCTAACTATACTATTGAGTTGACTCGGAGAGAAAAAGGGAGAAAgtgaaataagagaaaaaaaattgaaagctaGATGCAAATAGATGCTTAGATACTATGCTGTCATGTGAAGCTAAATATTCAGCTTTTGTGTGTTTATGATTTCTCCCCCTAACTTTTATGAAATGCATTTAAATGTTTCATCTATGATGGatgtcctttttatttatcttttagctTTAAATGCTAAAATTGCTTAGTTGTTTGGTTGTGTAGTATTTAAAGATCATATGGATTTGGGATTATTGCTTTGTGATGATTTTGTTATTACTTTGTGTTTCTATGTATGTGACATCTTCAATTCTCTTCACCAACCCAACGAAACGAAAAATGtacaaaaaataatgaaaagtacTATCATATTCCCTTCTTAAATGAAGCAGTTTTACATTTGTTGggtatttttttatgttgttatgATCATTGTCTTCTCTTCTTGTTAATTGTGAAAATGGTTCTTGATGCTAGTGCTTGATGACTTTGTTTTAGTTGCTTGAGAGTGATCAAAGGCTATGCTCTTTTAAACCCTTTAAACCTTAAACaaggatttttttttaatgtgaGTTACAGGCATTTCTTGTTCCAAAATTTGCAGCtgcatatgttttttttttggatatataCAGAAATTCAAATAATTGAAAGTGGAAGAGGTTGTCATAacttcaaatattattattttagtgaATCAAAATGGGGATTCAGTTCTCCAGCCTCGTGCCGTGCTGCGTAAATTCACAAGTTAAGACATCTGTTATTGAAGTTCCGCATACTGGTAGGTAACAATAATACACTGTTAATAATATTATGGTGCATTATGTTCTGCTCAGTAATTTCAAGAAATTGTGGTTCATAGATGTTTAATGTAATGTTTTCTTTTCCAGGAAATGAAGATAGAAGTGAAGCCGATAATTGGCCTGCATTTCGCGAATATACATTTGAGCAACTTAAGAATGCGACATCCAGTTTCTCTGTTCAGAATATAGTATCTGAACATGGAGAGAAGGCTCCAAATGTTGTGTATAAAGGGAAGTTGGAGAATCAAATGAGGATTGCTATTAAGAGGTTCAATAGGAATGCTTGGCCCGATTCTCGGCAGTTTTTGGTAAATGTTACCTTTCTTTCTTAGTGGATTCTAAAACCACACACTGTAACTTTCAATCCTCACATGGTATTGGTCTCAATTTTAGTTAATAAggataatttcattttgtaacttCAGGAGGAAGCTAGATCTGTTGGCCAGCTTCGTCACCAAAGATTGGCGAATTTgcttggttgttgttgtgaagGCGAAAAGAGGTTGCGTGTGGCCGAATACATGCCCAACGAAACACTCGCAAAACACCTTTTCCATTGTAATAGCTTGTTTCATGCATATGATTTGTTCTTCTCTTTTAATAATTGGAAAACCAATTGGTATGCCTTGAATTAATATAGTGCTTACTATTTTGTTTTTATCTGCTTTGTCACGAGTCAATCATGGTGCATTGTTGGTGCATAATATGGGATTAGTACTGTCCAATAACTGAATAACATTCATCTTGCTTGGAAGGACAGTTTTCTGATGATGATGGAACCGAGTTGGTGCGCTGGGCATCTCGATGTTTACAGTACGAACCAAGAGAGAGGCCTAATCCGAAGTCATTAGTGGCTGCTTTGGCCCCTCTTCAGAAAGAGACAGAGGTTGGTATAATACTGTCATTCATTTGATTTCTTCTgttatctttttatttcttttaggtTCCTTCACATGAATTGATGGGTATCCCGCATGGTTCTACTTTAGCTTCATTGTCTCCGCTCGATGAAGCTTGTTCAAGAAAGGACCTGACTGCCATTCATGAAGTTTTGGAAAAACTTGGCTATAAAGATGATGAGGGAATTGCAAATGAGGTTCTCTATCTAAATTTGCTATATGCCTCTAAAATTGTTTTGGAAAAAGTTTAGTGTGCTTATGGTTTATATTTTCTGTTTTCAggattttgtgaagaaaaaagagaaaccagtgttctgttttcatctcgtgtttctctttttcttcacaaaatcctgaaaataaaaaaaactgaaaattaaaatgaaaatgcaaaccaAAAGCATCATGTGTTCTTTTTATATTGACTTATTCAGACAAACTATTAAgtaatatgtaattttttatttaacttttaccTTGTTTCTTTGTCGTGTGCTAATTTGAGTTTTTCTCTGTTGTGATGCTACAGTTATCTTTCCAGATGTGGACTGATCAAATGCAGGACATGCTAAATTGTAAGAAAAAAGGCGATGCGGCTTTCCGGTAGAAAGATTTTAGACTTGCAATTGAGTTCTATACACAGGTAGATTTCTCATGGGGATGCTCATTCATCTAAATTTGTCTTACCTTTCTTTTTTAGTCCTTAATGAACTATGAATAATACAATTGCAAGTTATATCCTTGCTCATGTGAAGTTTATGTAAGGGTTAGTTGTACTTTTCCTTGCCCTTAGAACTTTATGTCATGCACTTTAATACTTGAATTCTAAAAATGTGCAAATTGACACTCTAAATTTCTCCAGATATGCAAATTAACCatgttaacaatttttttcatCAGTTGTTAACAAAAGTTTAAGATGCCACAGTTGCATATTTCGGAAAGTTTAGAGGGTCAATTTTCACATAACACAATGTTTTCAGAGGTCCTTTTTGCACATTTTTAAAGTTTAGCAGTTAAAGTACATATAAGGTAAATTTCAATTAACCCTTTACATAATGAtgaatagttttttatttttaattaaaatattcattAACAAGATAGAGTAACATTCAAGAACATAGCCTTTCTGTTATTTGATCTATATATGCACACACTCATAATGACATAAATATTGTTGTGTTATATATCACTAGAGTAAGACCTTATTTATCTAGTGCAAAAGTAGATTAAATTAGTTTGGTAAATGATATGTGAAAACTTGTATTCAAATGAGAAACAATAATAGCAACAAATCCATGATTGTTTTTCATATCCTCTCTACAGTTTCGTCCCTCAAAAGTTAAAAATCACAATACCATACCTTGATCGCTATTTTAAACAAAATAGATTTCTCTGTTACTTTCAGTTCATTGATGCCGGAACAATGGTTTCTCCAACGGTACATGCGCGTCGCAGTTTGTGTTATCTCATGAGTGAAATGCCGCAGGAAGCGCTAGGCGATGCAATGCAAGCGCAAGTGATTTCCCCTTTGTGGCACATTGCATCTTATCTTCAGTATGTTTCATTGGGTGGACTTGGAATGGAGCATGAAGCACAAGTAGCACTCAAAGAGGGAACAACATTGGAAGCCAAAAGGAGTGGACAAAAATGAAGAGTGTGTTTTGTACATAACACAGTTTCATTGCAATGGTTATACTTATACACATATAATTATCATGTATTATTCAAGAAACAAATGATTGGATGATGAGTGTAATTGGTGATTGAACACCCCTACCCCTTTTTATTGGGTAGGCTTGGATGTTGGTTAAGTTCTTAtccatgatttgatttgattaatgATGGAGCATTAATACAAACTCAGCatcattttatttctttaataacAGGAAGGAAAAAAAATGTGAAATGTGGAAATGTACATTCTTGTTACTATTGAGCACTTGTAAAAAAATATGAAGAGTGAATACAAGAATGGATGCCCGAGTCAAgagtcaaaattttttttgttgctaGTTAGGTATCATTTTTCTAACTAAACACAactttttgcttctttcttttttttgcccTTATAtttctttttggaaaaaaaagaggaataaaaTAAAGAAGAGTACGGAGGAAAAAAAATGCAGACAAGGACACATACAAAGAAGGGTGTTTATGATGAAAATTCATGTGCagttttttattaatttcacgtgaagttagtACAGAACCTGTTCGACCAAATGCCCCAAAGGAGCCTCTGTCCATTGGCTCATCGTGTGTCAATGCAATACAATCACGCACCACCACCTTTCTCATCCATAGTAAATCCAAACCCTTCTTCGTTCTCCCCTCTCTTCCATTCTCAACCACCATCCACAACCACACCATTCAACATGGACAACACCACCACTCCACCACCACCTTCCACAACCGCAACCTTGCCGCCATCATCCACTCCCTCTGTGACGCCCACTGTTTCGATGAAGCCCACAACATCTTCTCCCTCTTCCTCTCCTCCGGCTTCCTCCCTGACCACCGCACCTCCAACGTTCTCCTCTCCCGCCTCCTCCCCTCTCGAACCCCGCACCGAACCTGGGCTTGTGCCCTTTCTTTGATCCAAGCTAACCACGGCTTCGTTCCCTCCATTGTCACCTATCACCGCTTAATGGATCACTTTTGCAGGTTTGGTCAACCCCGACAAGCTCACATACTGTTCTTCGACATGAAGGGTAGAGGGCATTGCCCCAATGTGGTTTCTTATACTACTCTCATTAATGGGTACTGCTTAATTGGTGGAATTGGTGATGCCCgcaaggtgtttgatgaaatgcttgatagTGGTATTGCGGCAAATTCTTTGACTTATAGTGTTTTAGTCGGCGGGTTTCTTAGGAAGAAGGATATAGATGGAGTAAAGGGAATGATGTGCCAGTTGTGGGAAAAGATGAGGGTTGAAAGCGAGGCTTCGATGAAGATGGCAGCCTTTGCGAATCTGGTTGATTCTCTGTGTAGGGGAGGGTTCTTCAATGAATTGTTTAGGATAGCCAAAGAGTTTGCATTAGGGGGCAGTTTGTGTGAGGATGTTGCATATGGACAGATGATAGATTCACTCTGCAAGGTTGGGAGGTATCATGCGGCTGCTAGGATTGTGTATATAATGAGGAAGAGAGGATTAGTTCCGAGTGTAGcatgttataattatattatacatGGGCTTAGCAAGGATGGTGATTGTATGAGAGCTTATCAGTTATTAGAGGAAGCTGAATTCGGATTCTTGCTTTCTGAGCATACCTACAAGGTGTTGGTGGAAGCTCTTTGCCAAGTGCTGGATGTGGACAAGGCAAGGAAAGTTCTTGAACACATGCTAAGTAGGGAAGGCGTCGACAAGACTAAGATTTACAACACTATTTAAGAGCTCTTTGTATTGTGGATAATCCAACAGAACTCTTGAATGTGCTTGTGCTCATGCTTCAAAGCCAGTGTCATGCAGATGTGATCACACTTAACACAGTTATCAATGGATTTTGCAAGGTGGGGAGGATTGATGAAGCTCTAACGGTATTACAGGACATGTTGAGTGGTAAATTTTCCGCTCCCAATGTTGTGACCTTCACTACTATAATTTCTGGTTTATTGGACACTGCAAGAGTTGATGAAGCTGTTGAGTTGCTCCATAAAGTAATGCCTGAAAATGGTGTAAGACCGAGTGTTGCGACATATAATGCTTTTCTCCGAGGCCTATTCAAACTAAAGAGGCCAAATGATGCATTGAGGGCCTTCAATAATATGGCAAGTAATGGCATTACTGCAGATAGTACCACTTATACTGTTGTGGTAGATGGTCTATGTGAATCTAACCAAATAGATGAAGCAAAAAATTTTTGGCACAATGTTATATGGCCTTCAGGGATTCATGATAATTTTGTTTATGCAGCAATTCTAAAAGGGTTCTATCGCACCAATAACTTTAATGAAGCTTGTCATTTTTTGTATGAACTGGTAGATTCTGGGGTGTCTCCAAATATATTTAGTTATAATATTGTGATCAATTGTGCTTGCAATCTAGGTTTGAAAAGGGAGGCTTACCATATTGTTAGAGAGATAAAAAGGAATAAACTCACACCTGATTGTGTGACATGGAGGATTCTTGACAAGCTACATGGCAAAGTGAGGACGCACAATcattttgaagatcaaaatttgtcaGCACTCTATGACAGAGCTTCACTTGGTACTTGATGGATGGTGCTGCCATTTTTTAGACCTTGGTGGGATTGCTACCGTCTTGAATTGATGTATGTTGCATGCTTCAATCCTACATTTGTGCCTTTGGACAAGTAATTaagcattatttttatatattatagacAGCAATATAGCAAGTACCATCTGAGTAGCAGTCAAGTCTTTGTCATATAGTGATGGATAAAAAGTCTAAAATGTCTTTAGTTATATAGTAAAATGATTTTACTATATAACTAAAGACAGACATGACACATTGGCTTTGTGTTTCATGGTTAAAGCTAATAAAAAACTAAGAGAGAAGCTCTAACAGCTGTGAAAGCTGATGGGCCATTTGTCTACCAACCCAAGAGAAATTATAAATGGACTTAGATCAATAAATAATAATGGAACTGTGGTagaaattttgtattttattaatgAGAAGACTATATTTATCTgtctataatatataaaaataatgcttAATTACTTGTCCAAAGGCACAAATGTAGGATTGAAGCATGCAACATACATCAATTCAATACGGTAGCAATCCCACCAAGGTCTAAAAAATGGCAGCACCATCCATCAAGTACCAAGTGAAGCTCTGTCATAGAGTGCTGACAAATTTCGATCTTCAAAATGATTGTGCGTCCTCACTTTGCCATGTAGCTTGTCAAGAATCCTCCATGTCACACAATCAGGTGTGAGTTTATTCCTTTTCATCTCTCTAACAATATGGTAAGCCTCACTTTTCAAACCTAGATTGCAAGCACAATTGATCACAATATTATAACTAAATATATTTGGAGACACCCTAGAATCTACCAGTTCATACAAAAAATGACAAGCTTCATTAAAGTTATTGGTGCGACAGAACCCTTTTAGAATTGCTGCATACACAAAATTATCATGAATCCCTGAAGGCCATATAACATTGTGCCAAAAATTCTTCACTTCATCTCTTTGGTTAGATTCACATAGACCATCTACCACAACAGTATAAGTGGTACTATCTGCAGTAATGCCATTACTTGCCATATTATTGAAGGCCCTCAATGCATCATTTGGCCTCTTTAGTTTGAATAGGCCTCGGAGAAAAGCATTATATGTCGCAACACTCGGTCTTACACCATTTTCAAGCATTACTTTATGGAGCAACTCAACAGCTTCATCAACTCTTGCAGTGTCCAATAAACCAGAAATTATAGTAGTGAAGGTCACAACATTGGGAGCGAAAAATTTACCACTCAACATGTCCTGTAATACCGTTAGAGCTTCATCAATCCTCCCCACCTTGCAAAATCCATTGATAACTGCGTTAAGTGTGATCACATCTGCATGACACTGGCTTTGAAGCATGAGCACAAGCACATTCAAGAGTTCAGTTGGATTATCCACAATACAAAGAGCTCTTAAATAGGTGTTGTAAATCCTAGTCTTGTTGACGCCTTCCCTACTTAGCATGTGTTCAAGAACTTTCCTTGCCTTGTCCACATCCAGCACTTGGCAAAGAGCTTCCACCAACACCTTGTAGGTATGCTCAGAAAGCAAGAATCCGAATTCAGCTTCCTCTAATAACTGATAAGCTCTCATACAATCACCATCCTTGCTAAACCCatgtataatataattataacatgCTACACTCGGAACTAATCCTCTCTTCCTCATTATATACACAATCCTAGCAGCCGCATGATACCTCCCAACCTTGCAGAGTGAATCTATCATCTGTCCATATGCAACCTCCTCACACAAACTGCCCCCTAATGCAAACTCCTCGGCTATCCTAAACAATTCATTGAAGAACCCTCCCCTACACAGAGAATCAACCAGATTCGCAAAGGCTGCCATCTTCATCGAAGCCTCCCTTTCAACCCTCATCTTCTCCCATAACTGGCACATCATTCCCTTTGCTCCTTCTATATCCTTCTTCCTAAGAAACCCGCCGACTAAAACACTATAAGTCAAAGAATTTGCCGCAATACCActatcaagcatttcatcaaacaccttgcGGGCATCACCAATTCCACCAATTAAGCAGTACCCATTAATGAGAGTAGTATAAGAAACCACATTGGGGCAATGCCCTCTACCCTTCATGTCGAAGAACAGTATGTGAGCTTGTTGGGGTTGACCGAACCTGCAAAAGTGATCCATTAAGCGGTGATAGGTTACAATGGAGTGAACGAAGCCGTGGTTAGCTTGGATCAAAGAAAGGGCACAAGCCCAGGTTCGGTGCGGGGTTCGAGAGGAGAGGAGGCGGGAGAGGAGAACGTTGGAGGTGCGGTGGTCAGGGAGGAAGCCGGAGGAGAGGAAGAGGGAGAAGATGTTGTGGGCTTCATTGAAACGGTGGGCGTCACAGAGGGAGTGGATGATGGCGACAAGGTTGCGGTTGTGGAAGGTGGTGGTGGAGTGGTGGTGTTGTCCATGTTGAATGGTGTGGTTGTGGATGGTGGTTGAGAATAGAAGAGAGGGGAGAACGAAGAAGGGTTTGGATTTACTATGGATGAGAAAGGTGGTGGTGCGTGATTGCATTGCATTGACACGCGATGAGCCAATGGACAGAGGCTCCTTTGGGGCATTTGGTCGAACAGGTTCTGTACTAACTTCATgtgaaattaataaaaaactGCACAtgaattttcatcaaaaacaCCCTTCTTTGTATGTGTCCTTGTCTGCATTTTTTTCCTCCGTACTCTTCCTTGttttattcctctttttttttccacAAAGAAAAATAagggcaaaaaaaaagaaagaagcaaaaagtTGTGTTTAGTTAGAAAAATGATACCTAActggcaacaaaaaaaaaattgactctTGACTCGGGCATCCATTCATGTATTCACTCTTCATATTTTTTTACAAGTGCTCAATAGTAATAAGAATGAACATTTCCAcatttcacagtttttttttcttcctgttattaaagaaataaaatgatGCTGAGTTTGTATTAATGCTCCATCATTAATCAAATCAATCATGGATAAGAACTTAACCAACATCCAAGCCTACCCAATAAAAAGGGGTAGGGGTGTTCAATCACCAATTACACTCATCATCCAATCATTTGTTTCTTGAATAATACATGATAATTATATGTGTATAAGTATAACCATTGCAATGAAACTGTGTTATGTACAAAACACACTCTTCATTTTTGTCCACTCCTTTTGGCTTCCAATGTTGTTCCCTCTTTGAGTGCTACTTGTGCTTCATGCTCCATTCCAAGTCCACCCACTGAATCATACTGAAGATAAGATGCAAT contains:
- the LOC112723070 gene encoding uncharacterized protein, which encodes MCSFLLISHEVSTEPVRPNAPKEPLSIGSSRVNAMQSRTTTFLIHSKSKPFFVLPSLLFSTTIHNHTIQHGQHHHSTTTFHNRNLVAIIHSLCDAHRFNEAHNIFSLFLSSGFLPDHRTSNVLLSRLLSSRTPHRTWACALSLIQANHGFVHSIVTYHRLMDHFCRFGQPQQAHILFFDMKGRGHCPNVVSYTTLINGYCLIGGIGDARKVFDEMLDSGIAANSLTYSVLVGGFLRKKDIEGAKGMMCQLWEKMRVEREASMKMAAFANLVDSLCRGGFFNELFRIAEEFALGGSLCEEVAYGQMIDSLCKVGRYHAAARIVYIMRKRGLVPSVACYNYIIHGFSKDGDCMRAYQLLEEAEFGFLLSEHTYKVLVEALCQVLDVDKARKVLEHMLSREGVNKTRIYNTYLRALCIVDNPTELLNVLVLMLQSQCHADVITLNAVINGFCKVGRIDEALTVLQDMLSGKFFAPNVVTFTTIISGLLDTARVDEAVELLHKVMLENGVRPSVATYNAFLRGLFKLKRPNDALRAFNNMASNGITADSTTYTVVVDGLCESNQRDEVKNFWHNVIWPSGIHDNFVYAAILKGFCRTNNFNEACHFLYELVDSRVSPNIFSYNIVINCACNLGLKSEAYHIVREMKRNKLTPDCVTWRILDKLHGKVRTHNHFEDRNLSALYDRASLGT